One stretch of Paenibacillus sp. AN1007 DNA includes these proteins:
- a CDS encoding SMI1/KNR4 family protein, whose amino-acid sequence MKSVELDPIRDLLVQAYGTTMGSGSKPDTEQDIESFEQKYQVKLPSAYRALLLEFGACNFGDPALYSVKELDWAYPEFLDAYREYEKEYDLPDGLKLFPIGGFGEGSMAVLDESSGKVMMLIHDSGEDIPLVEIESDFCALMTMHAESAIWVEEQMK is encoded by the coding sequence ATGAAATCCGTAGAACTAGACCCGATTCGGGATTTGTTGGTGCAGGCATATGGTACAACGATGGGGAGTGGCAGTAAACCTGATACCGAGCAGGACATCGAGAGTTTCGAGCAAAAGTACCAAGTGAAGCTGCCTTCGGCATACCGTGCGCTGCTGCTAGAATTCGGGGCGTGCAACTTTGGTGACCCCGCTTTGTATTCAGTCAAAGAGCTGGACTGGGCGTATCCCGAGTTTCTGGATGCCTATCGAGAGTACGAGAAGGAATACGACCTGCCTGACGGGCTGAAGCTATTTCCAATCGGCGGATTCGGTGAGGGCAGCATGGCCGTTTTGGATGAATCCTCTGGCAAAGTGATGATGCTCATTCATGACAGCGGCGAGGATATTCCTTTAGTAGAGATCGAGTCTGATTTTTGTGCACTCATGACGATGCATGCAGAGTCTGCAATCTGGGTGGAGGAGCAGATGAAGTAA
- a CDS encoding zinc-binding dehydrogenase, whose translation MSAIIHSGHSGLEGLQYSTCAVPEAEPGHVLVKLHSAGLNHRDLFIMSDRTPQDTPLIPGSDGAGIVVEVGEGVQHLFVGDQVIIHPTLGWEHTADVPVVPGIVGGPSDGTLAQYTALPAGNVLPKPAHLSWSEAGVLSLSALTAYRALFTRGGLKSGEHILIPGIGGGVATYALLMAAAAGAKVTVTSRSEAKRAEALRLGADQALDSHADWSNIKSDLAPVDIVLDSIGQAMFSKYESVIRPGGRIVMFGASSGDDLHLPIRSIFFPQISLIGTSMGSREEFVQMLEWVEKYQIHPVVDSIYSLQNTSQAFERMEKGEQFGNIAIQIN comes from the coding sequence ATGAGTGCAATTATACATTCAGGTCACAGCGGCCTTGAAGGTCTTCAATATTCAACCTGTGCAGTCCCTGAAGCAGAACCCGGACATGTCCTTGTAAAGCTCCACTCTGCCGGACTTAACCATCGCGATCTCTTCATAATGTCAGATCGCACGCCCCAAGACACTCCGCTCATTCCCGGATCGGACGGCGCTGGCATTGTCGTAGAAGTTGGCGAAGGGGTACAGCATCTCTTCGTAGGTGACCAGGTAATTATTCACCCTACTCTCGGTTGGGAACATACCGCAGACGTGCCTGTCGTTCCAGGAATTGTTGGTGGCCCGTCGGATGGAACACTGGCACAATATACTGCACTGCCTGCAGGCAATGTCCTGCCCAAGCCCGCTCATCTCTCCTGGAGCGAAGCTGGTGTGCTGTCTCTTTCTGCGCTGACGGCTTATCGGGCATTATTTACTCGAGGTGGACTGAAATCAGGTGAGCATATTCTCATTCCTGGCATTGGAGGCGGCGTCGCTACGTATGCCCTGCTTATGGCTGCAGCTGCAGGAGCGAAGGTAACCGTAACATCCAGAAGCGAGGCGAAACGAGCCGAGGCACTGCGGCTGGGAGCCGATCAAGCTTTGGACAGTCATGCCGACTGGAGCAATATCAAGTCTGACCTCGCTCCAGTGGATATCGTTCTGGACAGCATCGGACAAGCAATGTTCTCCAAATATGAAAGTGTCATTAGACCTGGCGGGCGAATTGTCATGTTTGGAGCAAGCTCCGGCGACGACCTGCATCTGCCGATTCGCTCGATCTTTTTTCCACAGATCAGCCTGATTGGAACTTCTATGGGCAGCCGTGAAGAGTTTGTTCAGATGCTGGAATGGGTAGAGAAATATCAGATCCATCCTGTTGTGGACAGCATCTATTCCCTGCAAAATACTTCACAGGCATTTGAACGCATGGAAAAAGGCGAGCAGTTTGGCAATATTGCCATTCAGATAAACTAA
- a CDS encoding GNAT family N-acetyltransferase yields MDMLMVPYREQDHAKLVAIWERAVRATHTFLEEHHILFYKKMVSEALEQQQVEVWEALDTEQEPIGFIGLDNTFIEMLFVDEYFQGQGVGKFLVFQTMKMKGTELRVDVNEQNEDAARFYSKLGFVQTGRSELDSSGNPFPLLHLEMKKAKA; encoded by the coding sequence ATAGACATGTTAATGGTACCTTACCGGGAGCAGGATCACGCCAAGCTGGTAGCCATCTGGGAGCGCGCTGTTCGGGCGACACATACATTTCTGGAGGAGCATCATATCCTGTTTTATAAAAAAATGGTCAGTGAAGCTTTGGAGCAGCAGCAGGTGGAGGTCTGGGAGGCGCTGGATACCGAGCAGGAGCCCATCGGTTTCATCGGCTTGGACAATACTTTTATTGAGATGCTGTTTGTAGATGAGTATTTTCAGGGGCAGGGCGTTGGTAAATTTCTAGTCTTTCAAACGATGAAAATGAAGGGCACGGAGCTTCGGGTAGATGTAAATGAACAGAATGAAGATGCAGCCCGGTTTTATTCAAAATTGGGTTTTGTTCAGACGGGACGTTCTGAACTGGACAGCTCAGGCAATCCTTTCCCGCTGCTGCATCTGGAAATGAAGAAGGCTAAGGCTTGA
- a CDS encoding HEAT repeat domain-containing protein translates to MSAEEMHNRLIALDLNTAASEDKQEALRQIIELHDPELTAQVLALGMNTQEEDLVRIEAWRALGMAETSPLLNNIREAAGQLVRNSEEDEDVQIYALQALALLPVTDAEIQLAQEVIESDAYILVQSAAFAIVRANKHIPQAVLALESLQTHPEFGASAARELQSRSGRDDQ, encoded by the coding sequence ATGTCTGCTGAAGAAATGCACAACCGTCTTATAGCTCTTGATTTGAACACAGCCGCTTCAGAAGATAAGCAGGAAGCACTCCGCCAGATCATCGAATTACATGATCCAGAACTCACTGCACAAGTCCTTGCTCTTGGTATGAATACACAGGAGGAAGATTTAGTACGTATTGAAGCTTGGCGAGCCCTCGGTATGGCGGAAACTTCTCCACTTTTGAATAATATCCGTGAAGCGGCAGGACAGCTGGTACGTAACTCGGAAGAGGACGAGGATGTGCAGATTTATGCTTTACAGGCGTTAGCCCTGCTCCCTGTAACCGATGCTGAAATTCAGCTCGCTCAGGAGGTTATTGAATCGGATGCCTACATCCTGGTTCAAAGTGCTGCTTTCGCTATTGTAAGAGCAAACAAACATATCCCGCAAGCTGTACTTGCGCTGGAATCACTTCAAACCCATCCCGAGTTCGGCGCTTCGGCAGCAAGGGAGCTTCAATCTAGATCAGGACGTGATGATCAATGA
- a CDS encoding LysR family transcriptional regulator, whose protein sequence is MDAGDLKIFQAVAREGSISKAAIALNYVQSNVTTRIRQLEAQLQVSLFHRSNRGMLLTPAGENLLGYADRILELLNEAEQAAQDGSPPAGNLRLGSIETAASRFLTPLLAEYCACYPKVHYSLVTGGTHELNQKVIEHELHGALVYGPVHHAKLNYIKMYSDELVLIVKPGEHDMSVLLSRPMLFFEVGCSHRAQAEDFLKTQGVHSLNVMEYGTLATIIDGVTAGLGVSLLPRSSVVQAASRGEVEIVSLPDPYSRLEVGFVYARGEHSSNALQALVEIMTVPEQ, encoded by the coding sequence ATGGATGCAGGTGATTTGAAAATATTCCAGGCGGTTGCCCGTGAAGGCAGTATCAGTAAAGCGGCAATTGCACTGAATTATGTACAGTCTAATGTGACCACACGGATCAGGCAGTTGGAAGCACAGCTGCAGGTATCGCTGTTTCATCGCTCCAATCGGGGGATGCTGCTCACTCCAGCAGGGGAGAACCTGCTGGGATATGCAGATCGAATATTGGAATTATTAAATGAAGCAGAGCAGGCAGCACAAGATGGAAGTCCACCGGCGGGAAATCTTCGTTTGGGTTCGATCGAGACCGCAGCTTCTCGTTTCCTGACACCACTTCTGGCGGAGTACTGCGCATGTTATCCGAAGGTACATTATTCCCTTGTCACAGGTGGTACGCATGAGCTGAATCAGAAGGTTATTGAACATGAATTACATGGCGCTTTGGTGTATGGTCCGGTTCATCATGCGAAGCTGAATTATATAAAAATGTACAGCGATGAACTGGTGCTCATTGTTAAACCGGGTGAGCATGACATGTCTGTGCTGCTCAGCAGGCCAATGTTATTTTTTGAGGTTGGATGCAGCCACCGAGCCCAGGCCGAGGATTTTTTAAAAACTCAAGGGGTTCATTCGTTGAACGTCATGGAATATGGAACACTGGCCACGATTATCGATGGGGTTACTGCCGGGTTAGGCGTATCCTTGCTTCCCCGCTCTTCGGTAGTTCAAGCAGCCTCTAGAGGTGAGGTCGAAATCGTATCACTCCCTGATCCGTATTCTCGTCTGGAGGTAGGATTTGTGTACGCTCGTGGTGAACATAGTTCAAACGCGCTTCAGGCTCTAGTGGAGATTATGACGGTACCCGAACAGTAA
- a CDS encoding formate/nitrite transporter family protein, producing METEGLRGVEQLALKKHKIYKQSLIRYLARSMLASMFIGFGVIVAFKTGNFFYMEDSPFTYPMAAITFGAAIILIAYGGGDLFTGNTFYYTYAALRKKLRWFEVVKLWVASYSGNLMGAAVFALLIYLTGLFDSAQVNGFLLSVVEHKMEAPAMQLFFRGILCNWLVCLAFFVPMFMKENGAKMFAMMLFVFCFFISGYEHSIANMCTFAIALVLNHPGTISFGGVIHNLVPVTLGNLVGGVLLMGFMYYAVNKPFLDEETH from the coding sequence ATGGAAACGGAAGGTTTGCGGGGTGTGGAGCAGCTTGCTCTAAAGAAACATAAAATTTATAAACAAAGCCTGATTCGGTATCTGGCACGCTCCATGCTGGCCAGCATGTTCATTGGCTTCGGCGTAATTGTGGCATTTAAGACGGGCAATTTCTTCTATATGGAAGATTCCCCGTTTACATACCCTATGGCAGCCATTACGTTCGGTGCGGCAATTATTTTGATTGCCTATGGCGGTGGTGACTTATTTACAGGCAACACATTCTATTACACCTATGCGGCACTGCGCAAGAAACTGCGCTGGTTTGAAGTCGTCAAGCTGTGGGTTGCGAGCTACAGCGGGAATCTGATGGGTGCGGCGGTATTTGCCCTGCTGATCTACCTGACGGGACTGTTCGACTCAGCACAGGTGAATGGTTTTCTGCTGAGTGTGGTCGAGCACAAAATGGAAGCTCCTGCGATGCAGCTCTTTTTCCGCGGTATCCTCTGTAACTGGCTCGTGTGCCTAGCGTTCTTTGTGCCGATGTTCATGAAGGAGAACGGCGCCAAAATGTTTGCGATGATGCTCTTTGTATTCTGCTTTTTCATCTCGGGATATGAGCACAGCATCGCGAACATGTGTACATTCGCGATTGCGCTAGTGTTAAATCACCCGGGCACAATCTCTTTTGGCGGCGTAATTCACAACCTGGTACCGGTGACACTTGGCAATCTGGTGGGCGGCGTGCTGCTGATGGGCTTTATGTATTATGCAGTGAACAAACCCTTTCTGGACGAAGAGACACATTAA
- a CDS encoding LysR family transcriptional regulator, with translation MDIRKLRYFIAVAEELHFHRAAERLNMTQPPLSQQIQNLEEELGVKLLERTKKMVRLTPAGAVFLDQARLILAQLERSIHLTQKVDQGIVGHITVAFVDSASGSMMVDVLRRFRAAYPQIEITLREMTSSEQLQALQDGQIHIGFLRYQEHTPNVSFQVFQEETLMAVVPDDHPLAEQIQVSITDLAEEDFILFPSHLGSPFHRLVREYCREHGVEPRIKQEAIQMYTIVNLVAAGMGISIVPSSVEVFQRRGVVFLPLIEKPPSVPLYMAWRTDMNQGVITRFIHMDRSD, from the coding sequence ATGGATATTCGAAAGTTACGCTACTTTATCGCCGTGGCAGAGGAACTTCATTTCCACCGTGCGGCCGAAAGATTAAACATGACTCAACCGCCTCTGAGTCAACAGATTCAAAATCTGGAAGAAGAACTTGGCGTAAAGCTGTTGGAACGTACGAAAAAGATGGTTAGGCTGACACCTGCGGGAGCTGTGTTTCTGGATCAGGCAAGACTAATTTTGGCTCAGCTTGAACGATCTATCCATCTCACACAGAAGGTTGACCAAGGCATCGTTGGTCATATAACGGTAGCTTTTGTGGATTCGGCTTCAGGCAGTATGATGGTCGATGTGTTAAGGAGATTTCGAGCAGCGTACCCACAGATCGAAATTACACTACGTGAGATGACATCTTCTGAACAGCTGCAGGCACTGCAGGATGGACAAATCCATATTGGATTTTTACGATATCAGGAGCATACGCCAAATGTATCCTTCCAGGTCTTCCAGGAAGAAACGTTAATGGCGGTGGTTCCAGACGATCACCCTTTGGCAGAGCAGATTCAAGTGTCGATTACTGACTTGGCGGAAGAGGATTTTATATTGTTCCCTAGCCATCTGGGTTCACCGTTTCATCGTCTCGTTCGGGAGTACTGCAGGGAGCATGGAGTAGAACCGCGAATTAAGCAGGAAGCAATCCAGATGTATACGATTGTGAACCTCGTTGCTGCAGGCATGGGAATCTCCATAGTTCCTTCTTCGGTGGAGGTGTTTCAGCGCAGAGGTGTGGTATTTTTACCTTTAATAGAAAAACCGCCCTCCGTACCCTTATACATGGCATGGCGGACGGACATGAATCAGGGTGTGATCACCCGTTTTATACACATGGACAGGAGCGACTAA
- a CDS encoding beta-eliminating lyase-related protein, translated as MVKRTGSEKEHDVDPNNKLTLADAFGQAAYIVGGHGSRKVKVLQEALEQVDGETFSDHYGHGSIIDEFQQEMADVLGKESAVFFPSGTMAQQIALRIWCDRAGVKRVAYHPLAHLEIHEEDGLKELHQIESVLLGEADRLITLEDLKGTNQEIACLLLELPQREIGGQLPAYEELEAISAYCRERGIKLHLDGARLFEITPYYEKTPAEICSLFDSVYISFYKGIGGIAGAILAGDTDIMQESKVWKRRHGGDLIGLYPYILSSRYYYNERVGKMGHYYEQAKELAALFNACRGIRTIPEIPVSNMFHIHFALAASEVEPLLVQMAQQFDIAITSYLNKTGGNSCSFEMSTGDRYDLVPQDKLQAALTWLDGELQNR; from the coding sequence TTGGTTAAACGTACAGGCTCTGAAAAGGAACATGATGTAGATCCAAATAACAAATTAACGCTTGCTGATGCATTCGGTCAGGCAGCGTATATTGTAGGCGGGCACGGCAGCCGCAAAGTGAAAGTGCTGCAGGAGGCGCTGGAACAGGTAGATGGAGAAACATTCAGTGACCACTACGGTCACGGTTCAATTATTGATGAGTTCCAACAGGAAATGGCAGATGTGCTAGGGAAGGAATCGGCGGTTTTTTTTCCAAGCGGCACGATGGCGCAGCAGATTGCCCTTCGCATCTGGTGTGATCGGGCTGGCGTGAAACGAGTGGCATATCATCCGCTGGCTCATCTGGAGATACATGAAGAGGATGGACTGAAAGAGCTTCATCAGATTGAGAGTGTTTTGCTGGGTGAAGCGGATCGTTTGATTACACTGGAAGATCTGAAAGGAACGAATCAAGAGATTGCATGTCTGCTTCTTGAACTGCCGCAGCGCGAGATTGGCGGGCAGTTACCAGCTTATGAGGAACTGGAGGCGATCTCGGCGTACTGCCGTGAGCGGGGAATTAAGCTGCATCTGGACGGAGCGCGGCTGTTTGAGATCACGCCTTATTACGAGAAAACACCTGCGGAGATTTGCAGTTTGTTTGATAGTGTTTACATCTCTTTTTACAAAGGGATTGGCGGCATTGCGGGTGCCATTCTTGCCGGAGATACGGACATAATGCAGGAATCCAAGGTGTGGAAGCGGCGGCATGGCGGCGATCTGATTGGACTGTACCCGTATATTCTAAGCTCCCGGTATTATTACAACGAACGTGTCGGCAAAATGGGGCATTATTACGAGCAGGCCAAAGAACTGGCCGCATTGTTCAATGCATGCCGCGGGATTCGCACGATCCCTGAAATTCCCGTCTCCAATATGTTTCACATTCATTTTGCACTTGCCGCTTCCGAAGTTGAACCACTGCTTGTGCAGATGGCGCAGCAGTTTGATATCGCGATTACATCGTATCTGAACAAAACCGGAGGTAACAGTTGCTCATTCGAAATGTCGACAGGGGATCGATATGATCTGGTGCCGCAGGACAAGCTGCAGGCCGCGCTGACCTGGCTGGACGGGGAGTTGCAAAACAGATGA
- a CDS encoding PocR ligand-binding domain-containing protein, whose amino-acid sequence MIKEYLHINKILDLDKWKRLQDSLATVTKLAILTVDYKGIPVTSHSSCQAFCQNVRKDPELLPYCQKCDSRGGLEAVRLNEPYVYLCHFNIIDIAIPITIDGKYIGAVMAGQVKLADPEKGNDLEQIVTSKNVPMHDAKMKELQADYDQLPVMTYEEIVKISNMLSLLCNYIVEEALNKNLLVEMFEKASGNQESVNLSTILPGYSIRNIESIKKEMTNAIADAYLKNSPSDTESLNPVLQPAFEYIHSHKSEQVSLKQAADLCHLSPSYFSRLFAKETGENFTTYLAKLKIKWAKQLLEVTDMPVSQISDELGFNEAGYFIKIFKKFEEITPALYRKYIQES is encoded by the coding sequence ATGATTAAAGAATATCTGCACATCAATAAAATACTGGATCTAGACAAGTGGAAACGCCTTCAAGATTCCCTTGCCACCGTCACCAAACTTGCCATTCTTACCGTCGATTATAAAGGCATACCCGTTACCAGCCATAGCAGCTGTCAAGCATTCTGCCAGAACGTTCGCAAAGACCCCGAGCTTCTTCCCTATTGTCAAAAATGCGATTCCCGCGGCGGTCTGGAGGCTGTTCGCCTTAACGAACCTTACGTGTATCTCTGTCATTTCAATATTATTGATATTGCGATTCCGATTACGATTGATGGAAAATATATCGGTGCGGTGATGGCTGGACAAGTCAAACTCGCCGATCCCGAGAAAGGGAATGACCTGGAGCAGATTGTGACGTCCAAAAACGTACCGATGCATGATGCGAAAATGAAGGAGCTGCAGGCAGACTACGACCAATTACCCGTCATGACGTACGAGGAGATTGTGAAGATTTCCAATATGTTATCCCTGCTCTGCAACTATATTGTCGAGGAAGCCTTGAACAAAAACTTGCTGGTGGAGATGTTCGAAAAAGCTTCTGGCAATCAGGAATCCGTCAACTTGTCCACCATCCTGCCGGGGTATTCGATCCGCAACATCGAGTCGATCAAAAAGGAAATGACCAATGCCATTGCGGATGCTTATCTCAAAAATAGTCCAAGTGATACAGAGAGTCTCAATCCGGTACTCCAGCCTGCTTTTGAATATATCCATAGCCATAAGAGCGAACAAGTATCGCTAAAGCAGGCAGCCGATCTGTGCCACTTGAGTCCAAGCTATTTCAGCAGATTATTTGCCAAAGAGACGGGTGAAAATTTCACCACGTATCTCGCCAAGCTCAAAATCAAGTGGGCCAAGCAGCTGCTGGAGGTCACAGACATGCCTGTTTCGCAGATCAGCGATGAGTTGGGATTTAATGAAGCGGGGTATTTTATTAAAATATTTAAAAAGTTCGAGGAAATCACGCCTGCCCTCTATCGTAAATATATTCAGGAGAGCTGA
- a CDS encoding aldo/keto reductase family protein, with translation MEYRKLGNSGLTVSGISLGNWITHGSQVDDPTAQACVQAALEAGITTFDTADVYSNTKAETVLGEALKGVPRESIELCTKVCHPTGPGHNNRGLSRKHIMEACSASLQRLQTDYIDVYYAHRYDPHTPLEETFLAFADLVRQGKVHYIGVSEWTAAQIEQGSALAKELRVPFIASQPQYSMLWRVIEQEVVPASVQAGLGQITWSPLAQGILSGKYLPYSAVPPGSRAAAKAGKPFFNKLAGHWLHDDVLTAVQQLLPLAKELGLTLPQLAVAWVLHHPYVSSVIIGASGPEQVLENVKASGVKLDQDILTRIDEILGKWIERNPVLTG, from the coding sequence ATGGAATATCGCAAATTGGGAAACAGCGGTTTAACCGTCAGTGGGATTTCGCTGGGCAACTGGATTACACATGGATCACAAGTTGACGATCCAACAGCACAAGCTTGTGTCCAAGCTGCATTGGAGGCAGGTATTACGACATTTGATACGGCAGACGTATATTCGAATACCAAGGCGGAAACTGTGTTGGGAGAGGCTCTCAAGGGAGTACCAAGAGAGAGTATTGAACTATGCACCAAAGTCTGTCATCCAACCGGTCCAGGTCACAATAACAGAGGACTTTCCCGCAAACATATTATGGAAGCCTGCAGTGCTTCATTACAACGATTGCAAACAGATTATATCGATGTCTATTACGCTCACCGCTATGATCCACACACTCCACTGGAAGAGACATTCCTTGCGTTTGCTGATCTTGTTCGTCAAGGCAAGGTTCATTATATCGGGGTTAGCGAATGGACAGCTGCTCAGATTGAGCAGGGCTCCGCACTAGCTAAAGAGTTGCGTGTACCTTTCATCGCGAGTCAGCCGCAGTATTCGATGTTATGGCGTGTAATTGAGCAAGAAGTTGTGCCAGCAAGCGTACAAGCAGGTCTGGGACAGATTACATGGTCTCCACTCGCTCAAGGCATACTATCGGGTAAATACCTTCCGTATTCAGCAGTGCCGCCCGGATCACGGGCAGCAGCCAAAGCAGGGAAACCATTCTTCAACAAGCTTGCCGGTCATTGGCTGCACGATGATGTGCTGACTGCTGTACAACAGCTTCTTCCTCTAGCGAAGGAACTAGGTCTGACTCTTCCTCAACTCGCCGTTGCCTGGGTTCTTCATCATCCTTATGTCAGCTCAGTGATTATTGGGGCATCCGGGCCAGAACAAGTACTGGAAAATGTAAAAGCTTCCGGTGTGAAACTGGATCAGGATATCCTCACTCGAATTGATGAAATATTAGGGAAATGGATTGAGAGGAATCCTGTCCTGACGGGTTAA